Proteins found in one Cetobacterium ceti genomic segment:
- a CDS encoding M16 family metallopeptidase — translation MNFKKFYFLFIFLLYSTIGFGTSLEDSKNLLEGTLPNGLHYYILKNEKPENRASLNLVVSSGSLNEEDDQQGLAHFLEHMAFNGTTKYKKNDLIKYLQSLGLDFGGDLNAYTSFGETVYKLQVPTSEKDLDTGLEVLREWASEITLDPKAIDNEKGVILEEWRLRQGLTQRIGDIQKKILFGNSRYFHRFPIGLPENIKSANHNLLNSYYKKWYQPRNMAVIAVGDFDPNMVESIIKKYFNYKGDDNFTSGVNYTIENNFKKSTTIFTDPEITGVSLNFICQSKNAPVNTMDTLKKSIARDLYLGILNTQFSIISKENNSPIINGGGYSYNIGKKDRFNMISLDLRENDITSGIEKGYSLVKYLGTKLISLETLNLEKTDYLSGIKNFVKNKKSIQNNTYIDMIKNKYLYGDTFINPEDELSLTENILKTITPEDIENIAKEFYQENTAIFLIAPEKDNLNIPSKEDIDSVIDKIRSSSLDNLTLNNSLPKLEKLNLVPGKIITTDSTKDCTIYTLSNGIKVYYKHTDFDKDKISIRLFKEEGSSNEDYDNYINSIVAPYLISNSGIGNLTSDQMEIFMKGKNFSVTPYITDYEEGFYINSDMENLGLSLDFFRLMINNPKIDKDIFNNLMNQLKEEVKNKYNSPKALYRDKVSSILSNNNPRRKSLDESDLSKISEAKVLNIFKKKFNNFNNYKIVIVGSLNDTEARNEITKYFASLPVKSENNKPQPLGITFPKNIIKDSVTKGVDKKATVTLVYPYEGTYSNENRTLYNASSKILDMILIEEIREKLGGVYSIYSVPDLEPYNYGENSLKIFFSTKVSRTEEITEATKTVVDNFINGKIDQKKIDDIITNYKLTYETAIRKNQYWSQYLYKKSFIPDYKVLTPKEYNSFINYENMVKFLKTAVNKDNYIQITLLPEREE, via the coding sequence ATGAATTTTAAAAAATTTTATTTTTTATTTATTTTTTTACTTTACTCTACCATAGGTTTTGGAACTTCCCTTGAAGATTCTAAAAATCTTTTAGAGGGTACTTTACCAAATGGATTACACTATTATATTTTAAAAAATGAAAAGCCTGAAAACAGAGCCTCTCTAAATTTAGTTGTAAGTTCTGGTTCTTTAAATGAGGAAGATGACCAACAAGGATTAGCCCATTTCTTAGAACATATGGCCTTTAATGGTACTACAAAATATAAAAAAAATGACCTAATAAAATATTTACAATCTTTAGGTTTAGATTTCGGCGGAGATTTAAATGCCTATACTAGTTTTGGAGAAACAGTTTATAAGCTTCAAGTTCCCACAAGTGAAAAAGACTTAGATACAGGCCTTGAGGTATTGAGAGAATGGGCTTCTGAGATTACTCTTGATCCAAAAGCTATAGACAATGAAAAAGGAGTTATTCTTGAAGAATGGCGTCTTAGACAGGGGTTAACCCAAAGAATCGGAGATATTCAAAAGAAAATATTATTTGGTAATTCTAGATATTTTCATAGATTTCCAATTGGTCTTCCTGAAAATATTAAAAGTGCCAATCATAATTTATTGAATAGTTATTATAAAAAATGGTATCAACCTAGAAATATGGCAGTTATAGCCGTAGGAGACTTTGATCCTAATATGGTTGAAAGTATTATTAAAAAATATTTTAACTATAAAGGTGATGATAACTTTACTTCTGGAGTTAATTATACCATTGAAAATAATTTTAAAAAATCTACTACTATTTTCACCGATCCTGAAATAACAGGAGTTTCCCTTAATTTTATTTGTCAAAGTAAAAATGCTCCAGTTAATACAATGGACACTTTAAAAAAATCTATTGCAAGAGATCTATATTTAGGAATTTTAAATACACAATTTTCAATAATTTCTAAGGAAAATAACTCTCCTATTATAAATGGTGGAGGCTATTCATATAATATTGGGAAAAAAGATAGATTCAATATGATTTCCTTAGATTTAAGAGAAAATGATATTACTTCTGGAATTGAAAAGGGATATTCTTTAGTTAAGTATTTAGGAACAAAACTTATCTCTTTAGAAACATTAAATTTAGAAAAAACTGATTATCTCTCTGGAATTAAAAATTTTGTAAAAAATAAAAAAAGTATTCAAAATAATACCTATATTGATATGATAAAAAATAAATATTTATATGGGGATACTTTTATCAATCCTGAAGACGAATTATCTTTAACTGAAAATATTTTAAAAACAATTACCCCTGAAGATATTGAAAATATTGCCAAGGAATTCTATCAAGAAAATACTGCTATTTTCCTAATTGCTCCTGAAAAAGATAATTTAAATATTCCTTCAAAAGAAGACATTGATTCTGTAATTGATAAAATTAGATCTTCATCCCTCGATAATTTAACATTAAATAATTCTTTACCAAAATTAGAGAAATTAAATTTAGTTCCTGGAAAAATAATTACTACTGATTCTACTAAAGATTGTACTATTTATACTCTTTCTAACGGTATAAAAGTTTATTATAAACATACTGATTTTGATAAGGATAAAATTTCTATAAGATTATTTAAAGAGGAGGGAAGCTCAAATGAAGACTATGATAACTATATAAATTCTATTGTAGCTCCATATTTAATAAGTAATTCTGGTATTGGAAACTTAACCTCTGATCAAATGGAAATTTTTATGAAGGGAAAAAATTTCTCAGTTACTCCATATATAACTGACTATGAAGAGGGATTTTATATTAATAGCGATATGGAAAATTTAGGTTTATCTCTTGATTTCTTTAGACTTATGATAAATAATCCTAAAATTGACAAAGATATTTTTAATAACCTTATGAATCAACTTAAAGAAGAAGTTAAAAATAAATATAATTCTCCTAAAGCACTATATAGAGATAAAGTTTCTTCTATTTTAAGTAATAATAATCCTAGAAGAAAATCCTTAGATGAATCCGATTTAAGTAAAATATCTGAAGCAAAAGTTTTAAATATTTTTAAAAAGAAATTTAATAATTTTAATAATTATAAGATCGTTATTGTTGGTTCTTTAAATGATACTGAAGCTAGAAATGAAATCACAAAATATTTTGCATCTTTACCAGTTAAAAGTGAAAATAATAAACCACAGCCTCTTGGAATAACATTTCCTAAAAATATCATAAAGGATTCAGTAACAAAAGGTGTAGATAAAAAAGCAACTGTTACATTAGTTTATCCATACGAAGGAACATATTCTAATGAAAATAGAACTCTATATAATGCTTCTTCAAAAATTTTAGATATGATTTTAATTGAAGAAATAAGAGAAAAATTAGGTGGAGTTTACTCTATTTACTCTGTTCCTGATTTAGAACCATATAATTATGGAGAAAATAGTTTGAAAATATTTTTTAGTACCAAGGTATCTAGAACTGAAGAAATTACAGAAGCAACTAAAACTGTAGTTGATAATTTTATAAATGGAAAAATAGATCAGAAAAAAATAGATGATATTATAACTAATTATAAATTAACATATGAAACAGCTATTAGAAAAAATCAATATTGGTCACAATATCTTTATAAAAAATCTTTTATACCTGATTATAAAGTTTTAACTCCAAAGGAGTATAACTCTTTTATAAATTATGAAAATATGGTAAAATTTTTAAAAACTGCGGTGAATAAAGATAATTATATCCAAATTACACTGCTACCAGAAAGGGAGGAATAA
- a CDS encoding DUF1904 domain-containing protein: MPHLTFRGIDKKALIENSKTLVDELTVLVGCDRTWFTIEHRETEFIFDGNIIPGFTFVDMAWFDRGQEVQDKVAIAITDFCKKFNNGKDTTVVFHLLKENTYYENGAHF; encoded by the coding sequence ATGCCACACTTAACATTTAGAGGTATTGATAAAAAAGCACTTATAGAAAATTCTAAAACTTTAGTAGATGAATTAACAGTTCTTGTAGGTTGTGATAGAACTTGGTTTACTATTGAACACAGAGAAACTGAATTTATTTTTGATGGAAATATCATTCCTGGATTTACTTTTGTAGATATGGCTTGGTTTGATCGTGGACAAGAAGTTCAAGATAAAGTTGCTATTGCTATTACAGACTTTTGTAAAAAGTTTAACAATGGAAAAGATACTACTGTAGTTTTCCATTTACTAAAAGAAAATACTTATTATGAAAATGGAGCTCATTTCTAA